In one Umezawaea sp. Da 62-37 genomic region, the following are encoded:
- a CDS encoding response regulator transcription factor → MARVPEQGCGAVRLSVMLADIHPAVRHGVRFVLESEGIDVVSEAATADEVLAEVVRHQPDVLMVDYEFDGNDGVWIIGQVLRLVPGTGVLVFSAAEDDTAITTAFTNGARGYLTKNAHPDQILRGIRAVAAGEAIVSKAIAGRLGALLRLASGQTYPFPQLSVREREVLECLAAGMTNGAIARELRLAPKTISNRVSGIFGKLSVADRMQAIVMARDAGLGQRERSYPDIICP, encoded by the coding sequence GTGGCGCGCGTACCCGAGCAGGGCTGTGGCGCGGTCCGGCTGTCGGTGATGCTCGCCGACATCCACCCGGCGGTGCGACACGGCGTCCGGTTCGTGTTGGAGAGCGAGGGTATCGACGTCGTCAGCGAGGCCGCGACCGCGGATGAGGTGCTGGCGGAGGTCGTGCGGCACCAGCCGGATGTGCTGATGGTGGACTACGAATTCGACGGCAACGACGGGGTCTGGATCATCGGGCAGGTGCTGCGCCTGGTGCCCGGCACCGGTGTGCTGGTCTTCAGCGCCGCCGAAGACGACACCGCGATCACCACTGCCTTCACGAACGGCGCGCGCGGCTACCTGACCAAGAACGCGCACCCGGATCAGATCCTGCGCGGCATCCGTGCGGTCGCCGCGGGTGAGGCGATCGTCAGCAAGGCCATCGCGGGACGACTGGGCGCGCTGCTCCGTTTGGCGTCCGGCCAAACGTACCCATTTCCCCAGTTGAGCGTACGAGAGCGGGAGGTGTTGGAGTGCCTAGCGGCGGGAATGACGAACGGGGCGATCGCTCGCGAACTCAGGTTGGCGCCCAAGACCATCAGCAACCGGGTCTCCGGCATCTTCGGTAAACTGAGTGTGGCGGACCGGATGCAAGCCATCGTCATGGCCCGCGACGCTGGCCTCGGTCAACGAGAGCGGTCGTACCCCGACATCATCTGTCCATAA
- a CDS encoding MerR family transcriptional regulator — MGRAAEMLNTSAGFLRNLGEAKLIEPQRLTGGHRRYSRYQLRLAARVRELVDQGTGLDAACRIVTLEDQLQEARAANKSQHRSDEPYPPLRGV; from the coding sequence ATGGGACGGGCAGCGGAGATGCTCAACACCTCGGCAGGGTTCCTGCGCAATCTGGGCGAGGCGAAGCTGATCGAGCCGCAGCGCTTGACTGGCGGCCATCGGCGTTACTCCCGCTACCAGTTGCGCTTGGCCGCTCGCGTGCGGGAACTGGTCGACCAGGGCACCGGCCTGGACGCGGCCTGCCGCATCGTCACTTTGGAGGACCAACTCCAGGAAGCCAGGGCCGCCAACAAGTCCCAGCACCGTTCAGACGAGCCCTACCCGCCACTGCGGGGCGTGTGA
- a CDS encoding DUF6892 domain-containing protein, whose product MNQPIPFADANFKLAVVQELMYNQDLLPRFDLREYAVEQGFTYDDGSVEAVPEALAYFGALEVPGELAGKITGIEMDGGNEIYLEIAPNWDGEDGLFDVDEFADLRHFPNLKSMTLFYTGNEEALEALRARGIEADWL is encoded by the coding sequence ATGAACCAGCCGATTCCGTTCGCCGACGCCAACTTCAAGCTCGCCGTCGTCCAGGAGTTGATGTACAACCAGGACCTCCTGCCGAGGTTCGACCTGCGCGAGTACGCCGTCGAGCAGGGCTTCACCTACGACGACGGGAGCGTCGAGGCGGTACCCGAGGCTCTGGCCTACTTCGGGGCGCTCGAGGTTCCCGGTGAGCTTGCGGGGAAGATCACCGGGATCGAGATGGACGGCGGCAACGAGATCTATCTCGAGATCGCGCCGAACTGGGACGGCGAGGACGGACTGTTCGACGTCGACGAGTTCGCCGACCTGCGGCACTTTCCCAACCTGAAGTCGATGACGCTGTTCTACACGGGCAACGAGGAGGCGCTGGAGGCGCTGCGTGCCCGCGGAATCGAGGCAGACTGGCTCTGA
- a CDS encoding transposase, with product MLDNAHQQLGGPIVLVRDGLPAHRSARMRALIAARPWLRVYRLPGYAPELNPTENMWSSMKRGMANLAASTIDDLTRITRNRLTSMRYRPILADGLLAATGLVPP from the coding sequence CTGCTCGACAACGCCCACCAACAGCTGGGCGGACCGATCGTGCTCGTCCGGGACGGCCTGCCCGCACACAGGTCCGCCAGGATGCGTGCGCTGATCGCCGCCCGGCCGTGGTTACGCGTCTACCGACTACCCGGTTATGCCCCGGAGTTGAACCCGACGGAGAACATGTGGTCGAGCATGAAACGCGGCATGGCCAACCTCGCCGCCAGCACCATCGACGACCTGACCCGCATCACCCGTAACCGACTCACAAGCATGCGATACCGGCCTATCCTCGCCGACGGGTTACTCGCCGCCACCGGCCTCGTCCCGCCCTGA
- a CDS encoding NF041680 family putative transposase, translating to MISMHHPGTAAALRDLSQFRHAFHQCLTARADALFELTDSALCADGPVTSLVELSLATEHRRGHGSLYDGLNQGRIDIGRFRNVIARQQIPRGHDGRIMLGIDVSHWLRPDANTSPDRLFCHTYARGKGQAQMIPGWPYSFVAALEPGRTSWTAMLDVLRVRPSDDHTDLAATQLRTVVDALITAGHWREGDPEIWIIGDSGYDGPRLAFLLADLPVHVLVRMRSDRVLAFPVPPRRPGTRGRSARHGTRFAFADPATWSTPTHTTTTDTARYGAAHARSWDRLHPTLTRTGAWTGHHGPLPIIEGTVIRLQVERLPGTGTPKPLWLWHSATATTAAQVDRLWQAFLRRFDLEHTFRFFKQTLGWTTPRIRTPEAADRWTWLVIVAYTQLRLARPLVEDLRRPWERKAVTPDRLSPARVRRGFRRVRPAAALPAGAPKFSRPGPGRPAGSRNARRAPLHAPGKTPKTDING from the coding sequence ATGATCAGTATGCACCACCCCGGCACGGCCGCCGCGCTGAGGGACCTCTCCCAGTTCCGCCACGCCTTCCACCAGTGCCTGACCGCGCGAGCGGACGCGTTGTTCGAACTGACCGACAGTGCACTGTGCGCTGACGGGCCGGTCACATCGCTGGTCGAACTGTCGCTGGCCACCGAGCACCGTCGTGGCCACGGCAGCCTGTACGACGGTCTGAACCAGGGCCGGATCGACATCGGTCGATTCCGTAATGTCATAGCCCGCCAACAGATTCCGCGTGGTCACGATGGTCGGATCATGCTGGGGATCGACGTCAGCCACTGGCTACGTCCCGATGCGAACACCAGCCCCGACAGGCTGTTCTGCCACACCTACGCACGCGGCAAAGGCCAAGCCCAGATGATCCCCGGCTGGCCCTACTCCTTCGTGGCCGCCCTGGAACCCGGCCGCACCTCCTGGACGGCGATGCTCGACGTCCTCCGGGTACGCCCGAGCGATGACCACACGGACCTGGCCGCCACCCAACTGCGCACCGTGGTGGACGCGCTGATCACCGCCGGACACTGGCGCGAGGGCGATCCCGAGATCTGGATCATCGGCGACAGCGGCTACGACGGCCCCCGCCTGGCGTTCCTGCTGGCCGATCTCCCGGTCCACGTGCTGGTACGGATGCGCTCGGATCGGGTGCTGGCTTTCCCCGTACCACCACGGCGACCCGGCACCCGTGGCCGCAGTGCCCGGCACGGAACCCGGTTCGCGTTCGCCGATCCGGCGACCTGGTCGACCCCCACGCACACCACGACGACCGACACCGCCCGCTACGGAGCCGCGCACGCCCGCTCGTGGGATCGGTTGCATCCCACGCTGACCCGCACCGGCGCCTGGACAGGCCACCATGGCCCGCTCCCGATCATCGAGGGCACCGTGATCCGACTCCAAGTCGAGCGGCTGCCCGGAACGGGAACACCGAAACCGTTGTGGCTGTGGCATTCCGCCACCGCGACCACCGCCGCACAGGTGGACCGCCTGTGGCAGGCGTTCCTGCGTCGGTTCGATCTGGAGCACACTTTTCGGTTCTTCAAGCAAACCCTGGGCTGGACCACGCCCCGTATCCGGACTCCCGAGGCGGCGGATCGATGGACCTGGCTGGTGATCGTTGCCTACACCCAACTTCGGCTGGCTCGTCCTCTCGTGGAGGACCTACGGCGTCCCTGGGAGCGGAAGGCGGTCACACCTGACAGGTTGTCCCCGGCCAGGGTCCGACGGGGATTTCGTCGAGTTCGACCGGCGGCAGCCTTGCCCGCCGGCGCGCCGAAATTCTCCCGACCCGGTCCTGGGCGTCCAGCAGGATCACGAAACGCCCGCCGAGCCCCACTCCATGCCCCCGGCAAGACCCCAAAAACGGACATCAATGGTTAA
- a CDS encoding Lsr2 family protein has translation MSQKTVITLVDDLDGSTEGVSTVEFGLDGVNYAIDLSPANRRRLDQALGPVVEKARRAPRGQRIRTGGRSTPTLPATAAKEKEKKHNQTMRDWAREQNIPIAERGRVPIEVRLRYQVAHPSGVA, from the coding sequence ATGAGCCAGAAGACCGTGATCACACTCGTGGACGACCTCGACGGCAGTACCGAGGGCGTGAGCACCGTCGAGTTCGGCTTGGACGGGGTGAACTACGCGATCGACCTCTCCCCCGCCAACCGCCGGCGACTGGATCAGGCCCTCGGGCCGGTCGTCGAGAAAGCTCGGCGGGCGCCGCGAGGACAGCGGATCCGCACCGGTGGTCGCAGCACGCCTACGCTTCCCGCTACGGCAGCGAAGGAAAAGGAGAAGAAACACAACCAGACCATGCGGGACTGGGCCCGCGAACAGAACATCCCGATCGCCGAGCGCGGCCGGGTACCGATCGAGGTTCGGCTGCGCTACCAGGTGGCGCATCCCAGCGGTGTGGCGTAG
- a CDS encoding integrase core domain-containing protein produces MNAHCERVIGTIRRELLDHILIMDEGHARQVLKTYEKHYNGHRPHQARDQLPPAGQQHPAAVHDPDTRRVLRTRILGGLINEYKHAA; encoded by the coding sequence ATGAACGCCCACTGCGAACGGGTCATCGGCACCATCCGACGCGAACTCCTCGACCACATCCTGATCATGGATGAGGGTCACGCACGACAAGTCCTAAAGACCTACGAAAAGCATTACAACGGACACAGACCCCATCAAGCCCGCGACCAACTACCACCCGCGGGCCAGCAACACCCCGCCGCGGTACACGACCCCGACACCCGCAGAGTGCTCCGCACTCGCATCCTCGGCGGACTCATCAACGAGTACAAACATGCCGCTTGA
- a CDS encoding cold shock domain-containing protein, producing MLATVSWYEPAKGYGFAAPDGGGAEVFVHSSAIVTGGVLAAGQRVAFVVIAGEKGPQAQNLVPLGLDAGVRRAPLVAPGDGADGSVLWFDEEKSFGFVAADDGSGDVFLNVRALVDEVYLPAEGDRVSFTTVTADQGRQAREVRFVATGEPMEPAAAPSQARPATRPTARAGDGTVARYDADRGFGFLTPDAGGPDLFVHVSVVSGEPLVAGERVRFRIRQSDRGPQADAVERA from the coding sequence GTGCTCGCCACCGTCTCCTGGTACGAGCCGGCCAAGGGCTACGGGTTCGCCGCCCCGGACGGCGGGGGTGCGGAGGTGTTCGTGCATTCCTCCGCCATCGTCACCGGGGGTGTCCTCGCGGCCGGGCAGCGGGTGGCCTTCGTCGTCATCGCCGGGGAGAAGGGGCCGCAGGCCCAGAACCTGGTGCCGTTGGGCTTGGACGCCGGGGTCCGCAGAGCCCCTCTGGTCGCGCCCGGCGACGGCGCCGACGGCTCCGTCCTGTGGTTCGACGAGGAGAAGTCGTTCGGCTTCGTGGCCGCCGACGACGGGTCGGGCGACGTCTTCCTGAACGTGCGCGCCCTGGTCGACGAGGTGTACCTGCCGGCCGAGGGCGACCGGGTCTCGTTCACCACGGTCACCGCGGACCAGGGGCGTCAGGCGCGCGAGGTGCGGTTCGTGGCCACCGGCGAGCCGATGGAGCCCGCCGCGGCCCCCAGCCAGGCCCGTCCGGCCACCCGGCCCACAGCCCGCGCCGGCGACGGCACGGTGGCCCGCTACGACGCCGACCGCGGCTTCGGTTTCCTCACCCCCGACGCGGGCGGGCCCGACCTCTTCGTGCACGTCTCGGTGGTCTCCGGCGAGCCCCTGGTGGCCGGCGAGCGGGTGCGCTTCCGCATCCGGCAGAGCGACCGGGGCCCGCAGGCAGACGCCGTCGAGCGCGCCTGA
- a CDS encoding STAS domain-containing protein: MLITSGADLLLSVDHTPTATIVTVSGELDATAAQDLEDHLDHVDTDRGVMVLDLTGVTFCDSVGLASLLDVNRRGIDLRVVGSRQVARTVTLAGMDSEVPLFGSVSDATGRRTRRLVPSP, translated from the coding sequence GTGCTGATCACATCGGGAGCCGATCTCCTGCTGAGCGTCGACCACACTCCCACCGCCACAATCGTCACCGTCTCGGGTGAACTGGACGCCACCGCCGCCCAGGACCTTGAAGACCACCTCGACCACGTCGACACCGACCGGGGCGTCATGGTGCTCGACCTGACCGGTGTGACGTTCTGCGACTCGGTGGGCCTCGCGAGCCTGCTGGACGTGAACCGCCGCGGTATCGATCTCCGTGTTGTCGGCTCCCGACAGGTGGCCAGGACGGTCACGCTGGCCGGAATGGACTCCGAGGTCCCGCTTTTCGGCTCGGTGTCGGACGCCACCGGCAGGCGCACCCGCCGACTCGTTCCCTCCCCCTGA
- a CDS encoding SidA/IucD/PvdA family monooxygenase: MTDQDVSVLTIGAGPANLALAVAIEESSSPELAQSTLLLEQHPDVQWQRNLLMPWARSQVSFLKDLVTLRNPRSKFSFLSFLHEQGRLDKFVNLGTFHPYRWELSDYLQWVAKSLEQVDIRYGARASHITPTRDAEGSVTGWTVSLADGDTIRCRDLVVGGGREAHVPDTLAGLPIDRLIHSTQFRSRIGQLPTDRPLRVVVLGGAQSAAEMFVAVTEILPLSEVTMVVRSVGLQNYQTSKFVNELFFPSFVDEFYQTPAEQRGKILDEMRPTNYAAVAPPFLDEIYSMLYRQDMVGPKRSTMRPMTEVAAARMDGDEVVLDLRDRTSGKIEQLGCDVVLLGTGYDSRMPWLVRDLSAKLGLTDVAVSRNYRVDIGESAWGALYLQGVNERTHGIADSLISVLAQRSSDILDDLLARRSAEARTP; this comes from the coding sequence GTGACCGACCAAGACGTTTCCGTCCTTACCATCGGGGCCGGCCCGGCCAACCTGGCTCTCGCGGTCGCCATTGAGGAATCCAGTTCGCCGGAGCTCGCACAGAGCACGCTGCTGCTGGAACAGCACCCGGACGTGCAATGGCAGCGCAACCTGCTCATGCCGTGGGCGCGCAGCCAGGTCTCGTTCCTCAAGGACCTGGTGACTTTGCGCAACCCGCGCAGCAAGTTCTCGTTCCTCAGCTTCCTGCACGAGCAGGGCAGGCTCGACAAGTTCGTCAACCTCGGCACGTTCCACCCCTACCGGTGGGAGCTCTCGGACTACCTGCAGTGGGTGGCGAAGTCCCTCGAACAGGTGGACATCCGTTACGGCGCAAGGGCCTCTCACATCACCCCAACACGGGACGCCGAAGGTTCGGTGACCGGCTGGACGGTTTCGCTCGCCGACGGCGACACCATCCGTTGCCGCGACCTCGTGGTCGGCGGCGGCAGGGAGGCGCATGTACCGGACACCCTCGCAGGGTTGCCGATTGACCGCCTCATCCACTCCACGCAGTTCCGCAGCCGCATCGGGCAGCTGCCCACCGACCGGCCGCTGCGGGTCGTGGTGCTCGGTGGCGCGCAGAGCGCCGCGGAAATGTTCGTCGCGGTGACCGAGATCCTGCCGCTGAGCGAGGTCACGATGGTGGTCCGCTCCGTCGGGCTGCAGAACTACCAGACCAGCAAGTTCGTCAACGAGCTGTTCTTCCCCTCGTTCGTCGACGAGTTCTACCAGACCCCGGCTGAGCAGCGCGGGAAGATACTGGACGAAATGCGGCCCACCAACTACGCGGCCGTCGCACCGCCGTTCCTCGACGAGATCTACTCGATGCTCTACCGCCAGGACATGGTGGGCCCCAAGCGGTCCACCATGCGCCCGATGACCGAGGTGGCGGCCGCGCGGATGGACGGCGACGAGGTCGTGCTGGACCTGCGCGACCGTACCAGCGGCAAGATCGAGCAGTTGGGCTGCGACGTCGTGCTCCTCGGCACCGGCTACGACTCGCGGATGCCGTGGCTGGTGCGGGACCTCTCCGCCAAGCTCGGCCTCACCGACGTCGCCGTATCGCGCAACTACCGCGTGGACATCGGCGAATCCGCGTGGGGCGCGCTGTACCTGCAGGGCGTCAACGAGCGGACGCACGGCATCGCGGACTCGCTGATCAGCGTCCTCGCCCAGCGTTCCAGCGACATCCTCGACGACCTGCTCGCGCGCCGCTCCGCTGAAGCGCGAACCCCGTGA